A stretch of Halostagnicola kamekurae DNA encodes these proteins:
- a CDS encoding ATP-binding protein — protein MGLVRPLASRVSGRPLITLIGAVYIALALGWTIGQLVHGEPLVNLLTVPLMVGTPGVVLVLGSYRLSQTDIDPDFYGVVGRWCLASIGAIIGVLVVYHVQPADDLSNPRRGILILSALSSVAGFGVGIHDARAKTRAREVAKRNRELRRVRAELERSNERLEQFAYAASHDLEEPLRMVTSYLSLLEDRYADDLDEDAEEFIEYAVDGAERMKAMIDALLQYSRVETQGEPLEPVDLEEVLATVRKNLEVQVEESDATIERQTLPRVLGDRGQLQHVFQNLLSNAIEYSEDEPPRVTISADRDDSMWTVSVRDHGIGIPPEHQEDVFEVFERLHTHDEHAGTGIGLALCRRIVERHGGDIWVDSEPGEGATFSLTLPAVTRDANSSRVAGGAGGTRFT, from the coding sequence ATGGGCCTCGTTCGGCCGCTCGCTTCTCGAGTCAGCGGACGACCGCTTATCACCCTCATTGGAGCGGTATATATCGCGTTAGCGCTCGGATGGACGATCGGACAGTTGGTCCACGGCGAGCCGCTCGTAAACCTCTTGACCGTGCCGCTGATGGTCGGTACTCCGGGCGTCGTGCTCGTACTCGGGTCGTATCGACTCTCGCAGACGGACATCGATCCGGACTTCTACGGAGTCGTCGGTCGATGGTGTCTCGCGAGTATCGGTGCGATAATCGGCGTCCTCGTCGTCTACCACGTCCAGCCGGCCGACGATCTCAGCAATCCGAGACGTGGTATCCTCATTCTCTCGGCTTTGAGCAGTGTCGCCGGCTTCGGCGTCGGCATTCACGACGCGCGAGCGAAGACGCGAGCGCGCGAAGTGGCAAAACGGAACCGGGAACTGCGGCGCGTGCGGGCCGAACTCGAGCGCTCTAACGAGCGCCTCGAGCAGTTCGCCTACGCCGCCTCTCACGACCTCGAAGAGCCGCTCCGGATGGTCACCAGTTATCTCTCCCTGCTCGAGGACCGGTACGCGGACGACCTCGACGAGGACGCCGAGGAGTTCATCGAGTACGCGGTCGACGGCGCAGAGCGCATGAAGGCGATGATCGATGCGCTTCTCCAGTACTCCCGAGTCGAGACGCAAGGGGAGCCACTGGAACCGGTCGACCTGGAAGAAGTGCTCGCGACCGTCAGGAAGAACCTCGAGGTCCAGGTCGAGGAGAGTGATGCGACCATCGAACGTCAGACGTTGCCGCGAGTGCTGGGCGATCGGGGACAACTCCAGCACGTCTTTCAGAACCTGTTGAGCAACGCGATCGAGTACAGCGAGGACGAACCGCCTCGCGTCACCATTTCCGCTGACCGCGACGACTCGATGTGGACCGTCTCCGTCCGAGATCATGGCATCGGGATACCTCCGGAACACCAGGAGGACGTTTTCGAGGTGTTCGAGCGCCTGCACACACACGACGAACACGCCGGCACCGGTATCGGTCTCGCACTCTGCAGGCGGATCGTCGAGCGCCACGGTGGGGACATCTGGGTCGACTCCGAACCCGGCGAGGGTGCGACGTTTTCGCTCACGCTTCCCGCGGTAACCCGCGACGCGAACTCGAGCCGAGTCGCGGGGGGAGCTGGCGGGACCCGTTTCACCTGA
- a CDS encoding DsrE family protein: MRTVVHIPTGDEAEQETGLAIARNLLEDETDSIDEVALVAQGGGIATVRDDGDTVDKIKSLLEDGVAVSACSNTLDMMDLEESDLVSGVETVPEGAVEVTRLQDEGYAYLRP, translated from the coding sequence ATGCGAACCGTCGTACACATTCCCACGGGAGACGAAGCCGAACAGGAGACCGGACTCGCCATCGCGCGCAACTTACTCGAGGACGAAACCGACAGTATCGACGAGGTCGCCCTCGTCGCTCAGGGCGGTGGGATTGCGACCGTCAGGGACGACGGCGACACCGTCGACAAGATCAAGTCGCTTCTCGAGGACGGCGTCGCGGTGAGCGCCTGTTCGAACACGCTCGATATGATGGACCTCGAGGAGTCGGATCTCGTTTCGGGCGTCGAGACCGTTCCCGAGGGCGCGGTCGAAGTAACCCGACTGCAGGACGAGGGGTACGCGTACCTCCGGCCGTAG
- a CDS encoding CBS domain-containing protein — protein MGTRVMDVMTEDVVTCGADTGLEAVAERMLRHEIGSVVVTTEGNSYGIVTETDIVFATYKTGASLAEIPTRKVASHPVVTTEPTQTLRLAAKRMREEGVKKLVVVDGLDIAGILTTQDLIDHYGELNKEVEEIRQSSHQQSKEWPREDF, from the coding sequence ATGGGGACTCGAGTCATGGATGTGATGACCGAAGACGTCGTTACCTGTGGGGCCGATACCGGTCTCGAGGCCGTCGCCGAGCGGATGCTCCGCCACGAAATCGGCAGCGTCGTCGTTACGACGGAGGGGAACTCATACGGTATCGTCACGGAGACGGATATCGTCTTTGCGACCTACAAAACGGGGGCGTCGCTCGCAGAGATTCCAACGCGAAAGGTCGCGAGCCACCCGGTCGTAACTACAGAACCGACACAAACGCTTCGGCTCGCAGCGAAGCGGATGCGTGAGGAGGGAGTCAAAAAGCTCGTCGTCGTCGACGGACTCGATATCGCGGGTATCCTGACGACGCAGGACCTCATCGATCACTACGGCGAGTTGAACAAAGAGGTCGAGGAGATCCGCCAGTCCAGTCACCAACAGTCGAAGGAGTGGCCCCGAGAGGACTTCTAA
- a CDS encoding COG1470 family protein, with amino-acid sequence MNVNIDRDDAIEIGNFSEELEVTGEFEYNGDETSVSDFLNSEIEIPVEFLVNGNVTEQRDVTIDESPYEETFSLELNESTVPIENISIQTPGGNDVVKFDQDINIEFEEFDETVSSSEPFEATVSVENEGEVPELQNLTVSVADPDNVVSDATQTREFLLNASERTEETFSFELTDSASSGVELTANTSRVSKNVTANRSTFEASDLELAGASNPTSNVSMSGNITNVGDLTDTQIVQFVLGGETMVEEELTLEPSESETVTAEFEPPEESGEYTYGIATNNESLNASSAVERSATFEGSSSQGLLDRISPIQFVAAVLGLLALVGILFVYQNNQEEFNSRASAIVARAQQTVRGIIGGGDTVVVENGLSRDATVRLRVRNSDEVVFLEDLTLADGEQREFRCLPDSGEFEVGAGVDDIDSHAEVFQTKPNGVGVRLEPDGISITEQ; translated from the coding sequence ATGAACGTCAATATCGACAGGGATGATGCCATTGAGATCGGAAATTTCAGCGAAGAACTCGAGGTGACGGGAGAATTCGAGTACAACGGCGACGAAACGTCGGTGTCTGACTTCCTGAATAGTGAGATAGAGATTCCAGTCGAGTTCCTCGTCAACGGCAATGTTACAGAACAACGAGATGTAACTATCGATGAGTCACCGTACGAGGAAACGTTTTCGTTAGAACTCAACGAGAGTACCGTACCGATCGAGAACATCTCAATCCAGACGCCTGGCGGAAACGACGTGGTAAAGTTCGATCAGGACATAAATATCGAGTTCGAGGAGTTCGACGAGACGGTCTCCTCGAGCGAACCCTTCGAGGCGACAGTAAGTGTCGAAAACGAGGGAGAGGTACCGGAGTTACAGAATCTCACCGTGAGCGTCGCAGACCCGGACAACGTCGTCTCGGACGCGACGCAGACGCGGGAGTTCTTGCTCAACGCTTCGGAACGAACCGAGGAAACGTTCTCGTTCGAGCTAACAGACAGCGCGTCGTCGGGAGTCGAACTCACCGCGAACACGAGTCGCGTCTCGAAAAACGTGACGGCGAACCGATCGACGTTCGAGGCCAGCGACCTCGAGTTAGCCGGTGCGTCGAATCCGACCTCGAACGTATCGATGTCCGGAAACATCACGAACGTCGGGGATCTCACCGACACCCAGATCGTCCAGTTCGTACTCGGCGGTGAGACGATGGTCGAAGAGGAACTCACGCTCGAGCCGTCCGAATCCGAGACAGTCACCGCCGAGTTCGAACCGCCCGAAGAGAGCGGCGAGTACACCTACGGGATCGCGACCAACAACGAGTCGTTGAACGCCTCGTCGGCCGTCGAACGCAGCGCCACGTTCGAGGGATCGTCCAGCCAGGGACTGCTCGACCGGATCTCGCCGATTCAGTTCGTCGCAGCCGTACTCGGACTGCTTGCACTCGTTGGCATACTTTTCGTCTACCAAAACAATCAGGAGGAGTTCAACTCGCGCGCGTCGGCTATCGTGGCCAGAGCACAACAGACAGTACGGGGGATCATCGGGGGCGGTGACACGGTCGTCGTCGAGAACGGCCTCTCTCGGGACGCGACGGTTCGACTCCGAGTGCGAAACTCGGACGAGGTCGTCTTCCTCGAGGACCTCACTCTGGCCGACGGCGAGCAGCGCGAATTCAGGTGCTTGCCCGACAGCGGCGAGTTCGAAGTGGGAGCCGGTGTCGACGACATCGACTCCCACGCGGAGGTGTTCCAGACGAAACCCAACGGCGTCGGCGTCCGACTCGAGCCGGATGGAATCAGTATCACCGAACAGTAG
- a CDS encoding sugar transferase, with the protein MLTGWRYRIVSAAGVVGVTTLSVLVANHPTVQKQFTTYVPLFNRLEVDTLSGGMLLWAIALCSVVMVGCLLPLYKPRPRRVLDTVFLAQKRVVTGGLAIAAFGFFKMSHRLPRATLVMVVGLLSVAIPAWFVRMRRRPANDSGRTLLVGDDPDQIEQISAQLAGPVLGYLCPTSALSSQFVAEGDSTAIEAVPDGGSVSEDGLILEYDEFTDLDRLGGLSRIEDVLVEYDVDTVVLAFRRADRAEFFGSLDACYEHGVDVKVHQEYTDSVLISDDQIGELVTVDLEPWDPIDHLFKRGFDVLFSLTALVALAPVIALIAVAIKLDSSGPVLYKQERTAVFGESFQVYKFRSMVQNAESETGAKISDEDAGGVDPRVTRVGKILRKTHLDEIPQLWAILASDMSVVGPRPERPELDSEIQSDGVDWSKRWFVKPGLTGLAQVNDITGHEAESKLRYDLEYVRRQSFRFDLKIVIRQIWKVLSDIREFVASR; encoded by the coding sequence ATGTTGACCGGATGGCGCTACCGAATCGTCAGCGCGGCCGGAGTGGTCGGAGTGACCACTCTCTCCGTGCTCGTGGCGAACCATCCGACGGTCCAAAAGCAATTTACCACCTACGTTCCCCTATTCAATCGCCTGGAAGTAGACACACTCTCCGGCGGGATGCTCCTGTGGGCTATCGCTCTCTGCTCGGTCGTCATGGTCGGCTGCCTGCTTCCGCTGTACAAACCCCGGCCGCGGCGCGTACTTGATACGGTTTTCCTCGCACAAAAACGCGTGGTAACTGGTGGACTCGCGATCGCGGCGTTCGGTTTTTTCAAGATGTCCCACCGGCTTCCTCGGGCGACGCTCGTGATGGTGGTCGGCCTGCTGTCGGTCGCGATACCGGCGTGGTTCGTCCGAATGCGACGCCGTCCGGCGAACGATTCGGGCCGGACGCTCCTCGTCGGCGACGATCCGGATCAGATCGAACAGATCTCCGCGCAGCTGGCGGGTCCCGTCTTGGGATATCTCTGTCCGACCAGCGCACTTTCTAGCCAGTTCGTCGCGGAGGGGGACTCGACGGCCATCGAGGCCGTCCCCGACGGCGGTTCCGTATCCGAGGACGGACTCATCCTCGAGTACGACGAATTTACTGACCTCGACCGACTCGGCGGCCTCTCGAGGATCGAAGACGTGCTAGTCGAGTACGACGTCGACACCGTCGTGTTGGCGTTTCGACGAGCCGACCGCGCCGAGTTCTTCGGTTCGCTCGACGCCTGTTATGAACACGGCGTCGACGTGAAAGTTCACCAAGAGTACACTGACTCGGTGCTGATTTCCGACGACCAGATCGGCGAACTGGTGACCGTCGATCTCGAGCCGTGGGATCCGATAGACCACCTGTTTAAGCGCGGCTTCGATGTCCTGTTCTCGCTGACTGCGCTCGTCGCGCTCGCGCCGGTGATCGCACTGATCGCCGTCGCGATCAAACTCGATAGCTCCGGTCCCGTCCTGTACAAACAGGAGCGAACGGCCGTGTTCGGCGAGTCGTTTCAGGTGTACAAGTTCCGGAGCATGGTCCAGAACGCGGAGTCCGAGACCGGAGCGAAGATCAGCGACGAGGACGCAGGCGGCGTCGATCCGCGCGTCACGCGCGTCGGGAAGATCCTCCGAAAGACCCACCTCGACGAAATTCCGCAGCTGTGGGCGATTCTCGCCAGCGATATGAGCGTCGTCGGCCCGCGGCCGGAGCGTCCGGAACTCGACAGCGAAATCCAGAGCGACGGGGTCGACTGGAGCAAACGGTGGTTCGTCAAACCGGGACTAACCGGACTCGCGCAGGTCAACGACATTACGGGCCACGAAGCCGAGAGCAAACTTCGCTACGATCTCGAGTACGTCCGCCGCCAGTCGTTCAGGTTCGACCTCAAAATCGTCATCCGCCAGATCTGGAAAGTGTTATCCGATATCAGGGAATTCGTCGCTAGTAGATGA
- a CDS encoding NAD-dependent epimerase/dehydratase family protein gives MSDESPVAISGQCVLVTGGAGFIGSNIVEALVPENDVRVLDNLSSGARSNVPPSATFIEGDIRDDATLRDATEGIDIIFHQAGQINVERSFETPELTHEVNVAATVKLLECARRESARFVFASSAAVYGHPESIPLSESAPTEPTSPYGASKLAAEQYVRLYDDLYDLQAVSLRYFNVYGAGQVSGDYSAVISVFVDQALNGDPITVDGDGSQTRDFVHVRDVVRANLLAGAADDCDAVFNVGSGESHSILELAKIVRSVAGSESEIVHRRERTGDISDSEADLAAIRSQLGYEPTISIESGMEELITALG, from the coding sequence ATGAGTGACGAGTCGCCGGTGGCGATTTCTGGACAGTGCGTTCTGGTGACGGGCGGGGCGGGATTTATTGGAAGCAATATCGTCGAAGCGCTCGTGCCCGAAAACGACGTTCGCGTGCTCGATAATCTCTCGAGCGGGGCTCGATCTAACGTCCCCCCGAGCGCGACGTTCATCGAGGGCGATATCAGGGACGACGCCACGCTACGGGACGCGACGGAAGGCATCGACATCATTTTTCATCAGGCAGGACAGATAAACGTCGAGCGGTCGTTCGAAACGCCGGAGTTGACCCACGAGGTAAACGTCGCCGCGACAGTGAAACTCCTCGAGTGCGCTCGACGCGAGTCCGCGCGGTTCGTGTTCGCCTCGAGTGCGGCGGTCTACGGGCATCCCGAGTCGATTCCGCTATCGGAATCGGCTCCGACCGAGCCGACGTCGCCGTACGGGGCGTCGAAACTCGCAGCGGAGCAGTACGTGCGGTTGTACGACGACCTCTACGACCTGCAGGCGGTGTCGTTGCGATACTTCAACGTCTACGGAGCCGGGCAAGTCAGCGGCGATTACAGCGCCGTCATTAGCGTCTTCGTCGACCAAGCGCTGAACGGCGATCCGATTACGGTAGACGGTGACGGGTCCCAGACGCGGGATTTCGTCCACGTCCGAGACGTGGTGCGAGCGAACCTCCTCGCCGGGGCCGCAGACGACTGTGACGCCGTGTTCAACGTCGGGTCCGGCGAGAGCCACTCGATTCTGGAGCTGGCAAAAATCGTCCGATCCGTTGCCGGATCGGAGTCGGAGATCGTCCACCGACGCGAGCGGACGGGCGACATTTCCGACAGCGAGGCTGATCTCGCTGCGATCAGGTCCCAGTTAGGATACGAACCGACGATTTCGATCGAATCGGGAATGGAGGAACTGATCACAGCATTGGGGTGA
- a CDS encoding MFS transporter, with translation MADPAEVARRAARFREERADGKATLETLLEVDDAHETWTFDDLPVDSGTFGELVSRDLVTKVDGEYRVASREGIRAGLTGESVASSSNADDGFEFELPVSLERPTVGAVLASLVFLVAMRLLNAPAVFRDGTILSPGNDPYYFRYWMDRFLAESNGPTDIGLLADMPGDAALKRPLTHATNWFLAEFVGPDAVAAWLPVVATLLLGVLVYWLAVIVTDDVRVGIAAIVLLALTPVHAVYSGVGFLEHLLHQYLWLGVTLVAFAWLAVDVRRRRLQQPNSDSDRPLSEALSAHLRTPWTWVAAVALGVGLSFSALAWGGSILMFVPAAGYIGLKVAMDARDGVSPALAAAPIVAGLLVASGLTAFFHFQWDWQNSFVAIVPVLTVVATIVIAALAEGWVRLEWPTTGLVGLEVVCAVAGIFLFRQLRPADWARLTERADDLFLREGLTESASLFSADLAVIHGPMSQLGIQFYVALVVLLWTCWVAYRRYEPAWLLLSVYVVFWVAMAAIQVRFAAQLAIPLSILGGLGLVHLTAWVDLARVPVPFRTDSESTRAGPSTAGRARRADTDGGESDPNIVRPTDASTVAYLTIIALIVCGMSLIFVPSLVAQTAHTDGQYEAATAIDDHAESIDREYPQNFVLSEWPDNRMYNYLVNGEADSFAYANAHYDEFQTADDPDSWYEEFRSDDVGYVVVGDTEASVPENATQSQLHDELGTGGEDGDGLSHYRLLATSDDVSAFAVVPGATIETTTDADGPVTVTTEQRIDGESITYEREVEPRDGTLEVTVPYSGEYTVDGETVTVDEADVLEGNAVDAS, from the coding sequence ATGGCCGATCCTGCTGAGGTCGCACGACGGGCGGCACGCTTTCGCGAGGAGCGAGCCGACGGGAAAGCGACCCTCGAGACGCTACTCGAGGTCGACGACGCCCACGAGACGTGGACGTTCGACGATCTCCCCGTCGATTCGGGCACCTTCGGCGAACTCGTCTCTCGCGATCTCGTGACGAAAGTCGACGGCGAGTACCGCGTTGCGAGCCGGGAGGGAATCCGGGCGGGTCTGACGGGCGAGTCCGTCGCGTCGTCGTCGAACGCAGACGACGGTTTCGAGTTCGAACTCCCGGTCTCGCTCGAGCGCCCAACCGTAGGTGCCGTCCTCGCCTCGCTGGTCTTTCTCGTCGCGATGCGGCTCTTGAACGCTCCGGCGGTGTTCCGCGATGGGACGATCCTCTCGCCGGGAAACGACCCGTACTACTTTCGTTACTGGATGGACCGGTTTCTCGCCGAATCGAACGGACCGACTGATATCGGTCTCCTCGCGGACATGCCGGGCGACGCTGCACTCAAACGCCCGCTCACGCACGCGACGAACTGGTTTCTCGCGGAGTTCGTCGGTCCAGACGCGGTTGCCGCCTGGCTCCCCGTCGTCGCGACGCTGCTGCTCGGCGTGCTCGTCTACTGGCTCGCCGTGATCGTCACCGACGACGTTCGCGTCGGCATCGCCGCGATCGTTCTGCTCGCGCTGACGCCCGTTCACGCGGTCTACTCCGGTGTCGGCTTCCTCGAGCACCTCCTCCACCAGTACCTCTGGCTCGGTGTGACGCTGGTCGCGTTCGCCTGGCTCGCCGTCGATGTCCGCCGTCGACGATTACAGCAGCCGAACTCGGACTCGGATCGACCGCTCTCGGAAGCGCTTTCCGCGCACCTTCGAACGCCCTGGACCTGGGTCGCGGCCGTCGCACTCGGGGTCGGGCTCAGCTTCTCCGCGCTCGCCTGGGGCGGTTCGATCCTCATGTTCGTCCCCGCGGCGGGCTACATCGGTCTGAAAGTCGCGATGGACGCTCGAGACGGCGTCTCCCCCGCTCTGGCCGCCGCACCGATCGTCGCCGGCCTGCTCGTCGCCAGCGGGCTTACCGCCTTCTTTCACTTTCAGTGGGACTGGCAGAACTCGTTCGTCGCCATCGTTCCCGTCCTCACCGTCGTCGCCACCATCGTTATCGCAGCGCTCGCCGAGGGATGGGTGCGCCTCGAGTGGCCGACGACGGGTCTGGTCGGTCTCGAGGTGGTGTGCGCTGTGGCGGGGATCTTCCTCTTTCGACAGCTGCGCCCGGCGGACTGGGCGCGCCTGACTGAACGCGCGGACGACCTCTTCCTCCGCGAGGGGCTCACCGAATCCGCGTCGTTGTTCTCGGCGGACCTCGCCGTGATCCACGGCCCGATGTCCCAGCTCGGCATCCAGTTCTACGTCGCGCTCGTCGTCCTCCTGTGGACCTGCTGGGTGGCCTACAGACGCTACGAGCCCGCCTGGTTGTTGCTAAGCGTCTACGTCGTCTTCTGGGTCGCTATGGCCGCGATTCAGGTTCGTTTCGCCGCACAGCTGGCGATCCCGCTCTCGATACTCGGAGGGCTTGGACTCGTCCACCTGACGGCCTGGGTCGATCTGGCACGCGTCCCCGTACCGTTCCGTACGGACAGCGAGTCGACTCGAGCCGGCCCGTCCACCGCGGGCAGGGCTCGCAGGGCGGATACCGACGGCGGCGAGTCAGACCCGAACATCGTTCGTCCGACGGACGCCTCGACGGTCGCGTATCTGACCATCATCGCATTGATCGTCTGCGGTATGAGCCTCATCTTCGTCCCCTCGCTGGTCGCCCAGACCGCTCACACCGATGGTCAGTACGAGGCCGCAACGGCGATCGACGACCACGCCGAATCGATCGATCGGGAGTATCCCCAGAATTTCGTCCTGAGCGAGTGGCCGGACAACCGGATGTACAACTACCTCGTCAACGGGGAGGCCGACAGCTTCGCGTACGCGAACGCCCACTACGACGAGTTCCAGACGGCCGACGATCCGGATAGCTGGTACGAGGAGTTCCGAAGCGACGACGTGGGGTACGTCGTCGTCGGCGATACCGAGGCCTCGGTGCCGGAGAACGCGACCCAGTCGCAACTCCACGACGAACTCGGTACCGGCGGCGAGGACGGCGACGGACTCTCACACTACCGGCTCCTCGCGACGAGCGACGACGTGAGCGCCTTCGCGGTCGTCCCAGGTGCCACTATCGAAACGACCACCGACGCCGACGGCCCGGTGACGGTCACGACCGAACAGCGAATCGACGGCGAGTCGATCACCTACGAGCGCGAGGTCGAGCCACGAGACGGCACCCTCGAGGTGACGGTCCCCTACAGCGGCGAGTACACCGTTGACGGGGAAACGGTCACCGTCGACGAAGCCGACGTGCTCGAGGGCAACGCCGTCGACGCGTCCTGA
- a CDS encoding DUF4330 family protein yields the protein MELIDENGNLFGVVNVIDALAIALALAVVVAGIAVVGVLGIGGGPAGNGDDGASSTETKYATLSLGTLSIDTAESITAGDEMTADDERLTITDVYATPTSSDTADVTVRAEVAATQREDGTVAFNGDQFAPGRNVSIQTDEYDVSGSVDVVESSTTTLSTTETEALFEDTVDQETAEQIRAGDESAVGNETVGTLESTSVYPIGDDRYRVTAGATLTTLETEDDVRYGQQPIESGATIPFATDSYTIEPTILETGTTDEPGEATTTTVEIDLDELSDREADLFEPGLTETTGGETRATITGVDREPATVVVKAEDGSLNEQAHPTKDDVTLTVELETRETDLGTEFKSETLRTGDTIYLDFGVTTVEERAWIVD from the coding sequence ATGGAATTAATCGACGAAAACGGAAACCTCTTCGGCGTCGTGAACGTCATCGACGCGCTCGCTATCGCCCTCGCGCTCGCGGTCGTCGTCGCCGGAATCGCAGTCGTCGGCGTGCTCGGTATCGGAGGCGGACCCGCTGGGAACGGCGACGACGGAGCGTCCTCGACCGAGACCAAGTACGCAACACTCTCGCTCGGCACGCTGTCGATCGATACCGCCGAGTCCATCACCGCTGGCGACGAGATGACGGCCGACGACGAGCGGCTCACGATCACTGACGTGTACGCGACGCCGACCTCGAGCGACACCGCCGACGTCACCGTCCGCGCCGAAGTCGCGGCCACCCAACGCGAGGACGGAACGGTCGCGTTCAACGGTGATCAGTTCGCACCCGGCCGGAACGTCTCGATCCAGACCGACGAGTACGACGTGAGCGGCAGTGTCGACGTCGTCGAATCCAGTACGACGACGCTCTCTACCACCGAAACGGAGGCACTGTTCGAGGATACCGTCGACCAGGAGACCGCCGAACAGATACGTGCCGGAGACGAGTCCGCAGTCGGCAACGAAACGGTTGGGACGCTCGAGTCGACCTCGGTATATCCGATCGGCGACGATCGATATCGCGTCACCGCCGGGGCGACGCTCACGACGCTCGAGACCGAGGACGACGTTCGATACGGACAGCAACCGATCGAATCCGGCGCGACGATTCCGTTCGCGACCGACTCCTACACCATCGAGCCGACGATCCTCGAGACTGGCACGACTGACGAACCGGGTGAAGCCACGACGACCACAGTCGAGATCGATCTGGACGAACTTTCAGACCGTGAAGCCGACCTGTTCGAACCCGGACTAACCGAGACGACTGGCGGGGAAACCCGGGCAACGATCACGGGCGTTGACCGCGAGCCCGCCACCGTCGTCGTCAAGGCCGAGGACGGGTCGCTCAACGAACAGGCCCACCCCACGAAAGACGACGTGACGCTCACCGTCGAACTCGAGACTCGCGAGACGGATCTCGGAACGGAGTTTAAGAGCGAGACATTGCGTACCGGCGATACTATCTACCTCGACTTCGGCGTCACGACCGTCGAAGAGCGCGCCTGGATCGTCGACTGA
- a CDS encoding AIM24 family protein yields the protein MELQEFTQSNAPDEGGDGFQKENNRLLDIPLDGTVMVKAGSMVAYTGDITFTGKSSAEGGLTGMVKEAVSGEGTPIMEATGNGHLYIAEQSKKVQLLDLDADESISVNGNDVLAFETSVDYEINTVKSISGMAAGGLTNVYLSGPGEVAISTHGDPLVMTPPVYTDPDATVAWSANLSPSFETNKLFEIGQTSGESVQMEFTGSEGFVVVQPNEEGSVTQAQ from the coding sequence ATGGAGTTACAAGAATTCACGCAGTCCAATGCACCAGACGAAGGCGGCGACGGATTTCAAAAGGAGAACAACCGGCTGCTAGATATCCCACTCGACGGAACAGTGATGGTCAAAGCCGGATCGATGGTCGCCTACACCGGCGACATCACGTTCACGGGTAAATCGTCGGCCGAAGGCGGTCTCACCGGAATGGTAAAGGAAGCCGTAAGCGGTGAAGGGACGCCCATTATGGAGGCGACAGGAAACGGTCACCTGTATATCGCCGAGCAGAGCAAGAAGGTACAGTTGCTCGATCTCGATGCCGACGAATCGATCTCAGTCAACGGAAACGACGTTCTCGCGTTCGAAACGAGCGTCGACTACGAGATCAACACCGTCAAGAGCATCTCGGGGATGGCGGCGGGCGGCCTGACGAACGTGTACCTCTCGGGTCCGGGGGAAGTCGCGATTTCGACCCATGGCGATCCGCTCGTCATGACGCCGCCGGTCTACACGGATCCGGATGCGACGGTCGCGTGGAGCGCCAATCTCTCCCCGTCGTTCGAGACGAACAAGCTGTTCGAGATCGGTCAGACCTCCGGTGAATCGGTTCAGATGGAGTTCACTGGATCGGAAGGGTTCGTCGTCGTCCAGCCGAACGAAGAAGGATCCGTAACACAGGCCCAGTAA